The Dendropsophus ebraccatus isolate aDenEbr1 chromosome 3, aDenEbr1.pat, whole genome shotgun sequence genome includes a region encoding these proteins:
- the LOC138785570 gene encoding apoptosis regulator R1 isoform X2: MAQSDPRTRPLVEDFVRYKLCQRSLVPEPNQPASCPLHSAMRAAGDEFEERFRQAFSEISSQIHVTPGTAYTHFAEVASGLFQGGVNWGRVVAFFVFGAALCAESVNKEMAPLLPRIQDWMVTYIETNLRDWMQSNGGWNGFLTLYGDGAIEEARRQREGNWASLKTVLTGAVALGALMTVGALFASK, encoded by the exons ATGGCGCAGTCTGACCCAAGAACCCGCCCCCTGGTGGAAGACTTTGTAAGGTATAAATTGTGCCAGCGAAGTTTAGTCCCAGAACCAAACCAACCTGCATCCTGTCCTCTGCATTCAGCCATGCGGGCCGCTGGGGACGAATTTGAGGAACGTTTCCGGCAGGCTTTCAGTGAAATCTCCTCACAGATACATGTGACCCCTGGCACAGCATATACACATTTTGCAGAGGTGGCTAGTGGCCTGTTCCAAGGTGGCGTGAATTGGGGTCGAGTGGTAGCATTTTTTGTATTTGGTGCTGCGCTTTGTGCGGAGAGCGTCAACAAGGAGATGGCCCCTCTTCTGCCACGGATCCAAGACTGGATGGTGACCTACATTGAGACCAACTTGAGGGATTGGATGCAGAGCAATGGCGGATGG AATGGGTTCCTGACTCTCTATGGAGATGGAGCTATAGAAGAAGCACGAAGGCAACGTGAAGGAAACTGGGCTTCATTGAAAACTGTACTGACTGGAGCAGTGGCTCTTGGAGCCCTTATGACAGTGGGAGCTCTGTTTGCCAGCAAGTGA